The following proteins come from a genomic window of Dysidea avara chromosome 12, odDysAvar1.4, whole genome shotgun sequence:
- the LOC136240810 gene encoding uncharacterized protein isoform X2 codes for MHMIIGSEAYRSTKMAMSQLQSNVFLNETECNTPAKSGESQSIDRKSILLLTSTTSTVDDGSKLTPTVTPVSGSAVMSSVTFTDRHTEVRLNIGDADIIDARLFLGDVVETLPDGRQSTSHALKICNQTIVAPYRVFLKLIGWRKFSSTMDLHESRIRKVLNILYPSVIFLMILLTLATRAVVCFDRTQVNDERINGSFSYIECNNTPEYTIYSVIIIVSYLLGLYLFRIAYPEYLVTLIEKVFLNFADNYGKFSQKKLLLHMRYLFGIGVTWMMFSIIVNILRVKSLRLLEKDTYFEQLTSYNISYLKEEYGMGLQPPLENYELRVALVLITVSGFTLVDLLYLALVMNYALQCQLIFFAVCAAVNKFRTIHYQVDAAIKEIRQLQDFLVVLNGKLASLISLELFIFAGSCIQTLTNLSELDERQTTFIIGVCEFFTSFTLLFFVVMQAVRVTVACAQIKLLGLELRARPFAYARTHQIELDSFLLYTSSITMNARLIHIPMKPLLVAPVLFSVAVIWRTFFNKLNKVDIVND; via the exons ATGCACATGATCATCGGATCGGAGGCGTATCGTTCAACTAAAATGGCGATGTCACAATTGCAAAGTAATGTTTTCCTCAACGAGACAGAGTGTAATACACCTGCTAAGAGTGGAGAATCTCAGTCTATCGATAGAAAATCAATTTTGCTTCTTACTAGTACAACATCAACGGTGGACGATGGATCAAAATTGACACCGACTGTGACCCCTGTGTCAGGATCCGCAGTTATGAGTTCAGTGACTTTCACAGATAGACATACTGAAGTCAGACTAAACATTGGTGACGCTGACATTATCGATGCTAGATTATTTCTTGGAGATGTTGTG GAAACTCTACCCGATGGAAGACAATCAACCAGCCATGCCCTGAAGATTTGTAATCAGACCATTGTAGCTCCTTACCGTGTATTCTTAAAATTG attggatggagaaaattttcatCTACAATGGATTTACATGAATCAAGAATCAGAAAAGTTTTAAATATTTTGTACCCATCTGTCATTTTTTTGATGATTTTGTTAACACTTGCAACACGGGCAGTGGTATGCTTTGATCGAACCCAG gTTAACGATGAAAGGATAAATGGTTCATTCAGTTATATTGAATGTAATAATACTCCTGAGTATACCATATACAGTGTAATTATAATAGTGTCTTATCTACTTGGACTATATCTATTTCGGATTGCATACCCCGAATACTTGGTGACTCTCATTGAAAAA GTATTTTTGAACTTTGCTGATAACTATGGAAAATTTTCTCAGAAAAAACTACTTCTACATATGAG ATATTTATTTGGCATTGGTGTGACATGGATGATGTTTTCAATTATTGTAAACATACTGCGTGTCAAGTCTCTTCGATTGTTAGAAAAGGACACATATTTTGAGCAACTTACTTCCTATAATATATCATATTTAAAAGAAGAATATGGAATGGGATT ACAACCTCCATTAGAGAATTATGAGTTACGTGTGGCATTAGTATTAATAACAGTGTCTGGATTTACTCTAGTTGACTTACTCTATCTTGCACTGGTCATGAATTATGCACTGCAGTGTCAGTTGATCTTCTTTgcagtctgtgctgcagtcaATAAATTTAGGACTATTCATTATCAGGTGGATGCAGCTATAAAG GAAATTAGACAGTTGCAAGATTTTTTAGTTGTATTAAATGGTAAACTTGCTTCTTTAATTTCACTTGAACTATTTATATTTGCTGGAAGCTGCATCCAAA CCCTTACTAATTTGAGTGAATTAGATGAACGTCAGACTACATTCATCATTGGTGTTTGTGAATTCTTTACATCTTTTACTCTTCTGTTTTTTGTGGTGATGCAG GCTGTTCGTGTAACTGTTGCTTGTGCTCAAATTAAACTCTTAGGATTAGAACTCAGGGCAAGACCATTTGCTTATGCAAGGACACACCAAATTGAACTGGACTCATTTTTACTTTACACTAGTAGCATCACTATGAAT GCACGTCTTATACACATTCCTATGAAGCCACTATTGGTTGCACCAGTGCTGTTTTCTGTGGCAGTTATTTGGAGAACTTTTTTTAACAAACTCAATAAAGTGGATATAGTAAATGATTAA
- the LOC136240810 gene encoding uncharacterized protein isoform X1, translated as MHMIIGSEAYRSTKMAMSQLQSNVFLNETECNTPAKSGESQSIDRKSILLLTSTTSTVDDGSKLTPTVTPVSGSAVMSSVTFTDRHTEVRLNIGDADIIDARLFLGDVVETLPDGRQSTSHALKICNQTIVAPYRVFLKLIGWRKFSSTMDLHESRIRKVLNILYPSVIFLMILLTLATRAVVCFDRTQVNDERINGSFSYIECNNTPEYTIYSVIIIVSYLLGLYLFRIAYPEYLVTLIEKVFLNFADNYGKFSQKKLLLHMRLYNISFGVATYVCILRYLFGIGVTWMMFSIIVNILRVKSLRLLEKDTYFEQLTSYNISYLKEEYGMGLQPPLENYELRVALVLITVSGFTLVDLLYLALVMNYALQCQLIFFAVCAAVNKFRTIHYQVDAAIKEIRQLQDFLVVLNGKLASLISLELFIFAGSCIQTLTNLSELDERQTTFIIGVCEFFTSFTLLFFVVMQAVRVTVACAQIKLLGLELRARPFAYARTHQIELDSFLLYTSSITMNARLIHIPMKPLLVAPVLFSVAVIWRTFFNKLNKVDIVND; from the exons ATGCACATGATCATCGGATCGGAGGCGTATCGTTCAACTAAAATGGCGATGTCACAATTGCAAAGTAATGTTTTCCTCAACGAGACAGAGTGTAATACACCTGCTAAGAGTGGAGAATCTCAGTCTATCGATAGAAAATCAATTTTGCTTCTTACTAGTACAACATCAACGGTGGACGATGGATCAAAATTGACACCGACTGTGACCCCTGTGTCAGGATCCGCAGTTATGAGTTCAGTGACTTTCACAGATAGACATACTGAAGTCAGACTAAACATTGGTGACGCTGACATTATCGATGCTAGATTATTTCTTGGAGATGTTGTG GAAACTCTACCCGATGGAAGACAATCAACCAGCCATGCCCTGAAGATTTGTAATCAGACCATTGTAGCTCCTTACCGTGTATTCTTAAAATTG attggatggagaaaattttcatCTACAATGGATTTACATGAATCAAGAATCAGAAAAGTTTTAAATATTTTGTACCCATCTGTCATTTTTTTGATGATTTTGTTAACACTTGCAACACGGGCAGTGGTATGCTTTGATCGAACCCAG gTTAACGATGAAAGGATAAATGGTTCATTCAGTTATATTGAATGTAATAATACTCCTGAGTATACCATATACAGTGTAATTATAATAGTGTCTTATCTACTTGGACTATATCTATTTCGGATTGCATACCCCGAATACTTGGTGACTCTCATTGAAAAA GTATTTTTGAACTTTGCTGATAACTATGGAAAATTTTCTCAGAAAAAACTACTTCTACATATGAGGTTGTATAATATTTCATTTGGTGTAGCTACTTACGTATGTATATTAAGATATTTATTTGGCATTGGTGTGACATGGATGATGTTTTCAATTATTGTAAACATACTGCGTGTCAAGTCTCTTCGATTGTTAGAAAAGGACACATATTTTGAGCAACTTACTTCCTATAATATATCATATTTAAAAGAAGAATATGGAATGGGATT ACAACCTCCATTAGAGAATTATGAGTTACGTGTGGCATTAGTATTAATAACAGTGTCTGGATTTACTCTAGTTGACTTACTCTATCTTGCACTGGTCATGAATTATGCACTGCAGTGTCAGTTGATCTTCTTTgcagtctgtgctgcagtcaATAAATTTAGGACTATTCATTATCAGGTGGATGCAGCTATAAAG GAAATTAGACAGTTGCAAGATTTTTTAGTTGTATTAAATGGTAAACTTGCTTCTTTAATTTCACTTGAACTATTTATATTTGCTGGAAGCTGCATCCAAA CCCTTACTAATTTGAGTGAATTAGATGAACGTCAGACTACATTCATCATTGGTGTTTGTGAATTCTTTACATCTTTTACTCTTCTGTTTTTTGTGGTGATGCAG GCTGTTCGTGTAACTGTTGCTTGTGCTCAAATTAAACTCTTAGGATTAGAACTCAGGGCAAGACCATTTGCTTATGCAAGGACACACCAAATTGAACTGGACTCATTTTTACTTTACACTAGTAGCATCACTATGAAT GCACGTCTTATACACATTCCTATGAAGCCACTATTGGTTGCACCAGTGCTGTTTTCTGTGGCAGTTATTTGGAGAACTTTTTTTAACAAACTCAATAAAGTGGATATAGTAAATGATTAA